TTAATGGGTTAGCTTGTTTCTATTCGATGGAAGATTTATATAATGACGATGGATTTGGATtctttaaagtttaaatttcactttaaagagtaaagtgtgatctcttaccattaattttataggtgggacaaaaaataaatataaaagagaaactATTCAAGAATAGAAGATCATATTTtactttctaaaataaaattcaaactttagaggatctaAATCCAATGATAATATGGGTAGAACTTAGGTACATGTAAGATCATGTTTAATTTAACTACTCACCACTATTATTAGCTAATTGGTTCAAGTggtttaaataatattttgttggTTTTATTTGTAACTAATGTAATAACTTTAGAGAATTTGatgtttaatataaaatatatataagttctaaaagaattatatatataaaaaatggtATTCTgtaattttcaatttcaaataaaatagaGAAGAGACATGATTAAGGCTAGGCttaggaataataaaaaatagaatattttgtttatttaaatacagataaattttttgtcaataactattttttacaaaaaaaaaataatttttttgataaaattattgacagattttttttatatgtaattcatttttttgtttttaacaaaaaattttttgcaAAATTTGTCCGTATTTCTATGTATAAAATCTGTTGAAAATATTCGTCTacaataaataatttgttaGTAATATTCTGTCAATAATCCTGCAACCGTGTGATAGTGAtaaaatctataaaaaaaattatcaaaaggaTAAAACCGGTAAACGATATTTTTTTTACAACATAATTGGTCGATGAATCTgtcaaaataattgaaaaatatttttaattttttcaacaattaaaaataattgaaggcTCAACCATTGAAAAATCATAAGTATAGGTTAAAATCTAATAAATTGCAAATACtagtaattaactaattaattattgataaaaacaatttatatataaaaataaaactcgTTTCAATCCAACCATCTTGCATGGGTCCCTCCAATTCGTACATACATGTCAGTGGCTTATGAGTCATcacaattataattaaattaaatgattATCAAATCTCAATTCCAATTAAGATAGATTATTACCTTTTAAACTGGCCTTCATTGCGTCATCTATTAAAAGGAGTTATTGGCTACAAAAGagttttatattaattttcaGAATTATATATGCCTCTGAAGGAGTTGGGAATAGGATCCTTATAATAAGAACAAAAAcattaaattcttatatatatgGGATTGACCTTAATTGGCACCTTTCTTAGGTTAACTATATTCATTTCTTcagttaattaaataattaaattattcatGGAATTTAAGCACTATATTCGCCCCAACCCACTACATTATCCACTTCTCTTTATCATAGTAGGCTAGCTTTTATtataatcttgtgccaaaatgCATTAGtaaattatttctttttaaattataagggaAAGTATATAGACAATAACATGCATCTATCTTGTTAGATTAGGTAATATTACAtgtactatttttttaatttattttgtttatacttATCTCTCTAAAGGGAAGATCACTATATCACTATATCACTATATCACTATCTCATATCtcatatatatgtaaaataaatagggcaatattttataaaatattgagtgatataattaataaatcttcaaaaaattattatctacTTTTGACAAATGATTTTCTTTTTGTGTAccattaattaatattttatctttaagcataactaaaaacaaaaatatttgataataaaaaaaataaataataactagaACTtatcatatttaatatttattaattataaatttataactataattaataaatactaaataaaacaagttacaatttttttttatctctttaacaTTATCGAACTACAAAAAATATCAAGATCTTAAATAAGATTAGTACAAATCATTCATCCATGATGCTCTAAGAGCATGCACCACCACATGATTACACTACTAGAGAATTCAGAAGCAACatccaaaataataattattgaaattaaagtaGCACTATACATgcctcttttctttcttttaatttcttttgcttttttatttttcctcaaaaaaaaaaaaaattgctggCCCACTTTTCTCTAATCCTAAACCTCCTATAAATcccacacaattctcatcacactaGCTACCATTGCATTCTCCTATCATCTCAACCCTCTAAGCAAAACCATATATAGTATTCATATATACAATCCTCAACACAAAAATCACCATATTTTATACCACTTTTTTggaataaaattcattaatatTGAAGGCATGGTTCCTAGTGAGACGAGTAATCTTCATAACTTCTACCTATCACAAGAAAACCAAGTCTTATTTCCACCAAACTTTACCTTATTACAAAATGatatctcaaacattaacctaaACTCCCTCTTAACCCAATTTCCAAGTTACTACCTACAACATTCATTAGGGtataatagtaataatagtGAACTTCTTGTTCCTCCTTCATACCTTAGTAGTAATTCAACAACTTCGGATGAAGCTGAAGAGAATCAACTCAACATCATTGATGAGAGGAGGCAGAGGAGGATGATATCAAACCGCGAATCAGCACGAAGATCGAGGATGAGAAAGCAAAAGCACTTGGATGAATTATGGTCGCAGGTTGTGAGACTCAGAAACGAGAATCACAACCTTATTGACCAACTCAATCGTGTCTCCGAATCTTATGAAAAGTTGCTACAAGAGAATGCGTGTCTTAAAGAAGAAGTTTCCGATCTTCGTCGAATGTTTACGAAACTCCAAATtgcaaccaccaccaccattttTTCCGGTGGTAGAGATGAATTCTCAAACAATAACTCAATTAACTCTAGGGAATTGTTATGAAAATGAGGCTATTTTGAACATTATAAAGATATATACTATATACTATTCTCTACTAGATATATATCTACTTGTGTGATGAGTTCCTTCTTTgttttatatgatttttatcAACAAGAAACTGTATGATGAGTTTAATTAGAAACATATATCTactaagaattaaaaaaaaaaaggctttGATCAACTTCTATTTATTTTGAATCATTTCTTTCAAAAAGCTAAGTTATGTTATTAAGTATGAATAATcctcaaaaaaaataaaaataaaaaacaagtgGTGGACGTCTTTTCAGAAAAATACACGCTTTTAATCTTTGATAATATACTTGCATtgatagaaaataattaaaaggttcaaatattatttaatttatttgagaaTTTAATAatgaaatttaaaaagtaactatatacatatatataaaagtctACTGTTTCTCCatctaataataattattgaataatgatTTTCTCTTAATTAGCTTGCTTGCATTGGAGtagtataattattaattaaataaaaatgaaaatatcaGTGGCAGTTATTTAGTTAGTTATGCAGTTAGTTAGCAGTGACAGTTATGTTggttttggttagtgttgttggcTGAACGTTAAGGTGAAGTTCAAACTTTTCggtaatattagaaaaaaaaaagttaaaatttgttttatttattatttattaattacaacagaaattaataaatgctaaataaaataagtttttgCTGACTTcagctaattttttttgttattaaatattttcgCAAAATTTTGGAGTCCTTGATGTACCTTTAGCCTGtttatacaaaaattaattattgacatttatcttttatatatttctattctaacccctataaatcataaaataaacaaaacacctctaaagCTTAAAAATCTTTCATATTCGCAGTAGTTCTATTAtcttactctttttttttaagttaggAATGGAATTCAAATTCACAATTTTTATATGAATATCAGAAGATTATGTCATTTAAACTATAATTCGTTGGTCCTACTATCTTACTTTACCCACAACAAAATCAATttgttttataaattaattgatTTCAGATAGAATTTacgaaaaataaatatattacaaTATCAATTAAGGTGATTGCCTCCGTGGTTTTACAAAGTTTTAAAAAAGGAGACTATGTGGGTTTAATTCacatctattttattattatacatatataataaatcttaattatatattagaAATACGAATAAGGTTTATCCTAAATCTTCATCCAAATTTTATTCGCAAGCCATCCGTTTCACTCTCAATTTGACTTGTTACGAATTGAGAAAGACATTTTTGTATATTCACAAAGAGAATAACATACTCTTTAATatttacccaaaaaaaaaaccacTAAAATACTTTTTTGTTTTCGATGTCctaacaatataaaaattaaattcatgcattttaaataattttataagtagtaaatttaaaaaataattagtttgctgatatgataatatatataccattaattatttatataaaaacccatgatgaatgtgaaaaaaaacagaaataagTAACAGTTTCCAAAGAAGAGACAAATGGTGGTGGGGGTGGTGGTGATAGTGGGATCATCATTTAGAGGAGTAATAAGTAATAACCATAACAAGCACTGTTATGAGAGAAGAAACTAAAAATGAAGGTATCCAATGAAATCCAAAGAACTGTTGTGTAATACTTTTTATATATCTTACACTATTGCATTGTGGTGCCATCAAATGCCTTGTATTTGCTTCATTTGGTGTTACCTCACCATTCATTCTTGTCaccaataatatatatattggaTTATcattaggtttaattatttgttgGCCGCTTAtgttattttatcaaatttttaattagatttttatattttttaattaattttttatattatttttaattttataattatatcattttcatataaaaaacattaaaattaacaaaatatttttctcaatatatatatataaacagtctaaatatatatatatatatatatatatatatatatatatatatataaacttaattaaaaatttaataaaattataaagagcTCTTTAATATTATGTTAAAATTCAAAAGTGGAGCCTACCCCTTAATTCTTCAGGTGTTGCTTGCATTGGAACAGTGTTTTTATCTTTTAGCAATGGCATCAGCATTAACCTAATTAAGGTCCTCTTTCATGTGTTTCCATCTATATTCTCCAAAGTGTCAAATTCTGTCTCTTATTCAGTAGGGGTGTTTAAAACCGATCCGGACCAAACTAAACTGATGGACCGAaccgaaaaaaccaaaaatcgAATCAACTGAAAAccaaaaaaactaaaaaaagtgATGTTTTGCAGTTTTTtgcggttcggttcggttttcggTTCTTGCCACTAAAACCctaaccgaaccgaaccgaaccggtTCTTAACAAAACCCTAAAATTAAAACTACCCCAACCCCACCCCCCAGACCCCCACCCCTCACAAACGCGTTACAGGCTACAGCTGCGCGAGTCCCTCCCCTCCTCCCATGGAAACCTAACCCCGCCGCCGAAACCCCAGATCGGAGCCAGCCACCACATCTCGGCCACTCACCCAAATGGCCAGCAGTCACCCACCCACCCACGCACCCAAACGGCCAGCAGTCACCcaccttcttcactccttctcCCTGAAACTCGAAGTCGAAGCCACTCAAGCCAGCAGTCACCCACCCACCGCGACGATGAGGACGAAGACCCAATCACCCACCCACCCACAGGACCTCCGACCTCACCACCTCCGAGCCTCCGACGTCACCGCCTCCACCAAGAAAGCCTCCAACCAGCAGCGTTTCTGGGTTCTGTAGGGTCACCTCACCGCCTCCACCCAGAAAGCCTTCAAGTGCATATGGAGCCCGAGCCATCTATTCAGGTAAACTCTACTGATGCATTCTTGCCTTGTTGTTGGTATTGCTGCTTGCTGGTCTATGTTGTTGGTTGTATTGTATGGATTATGGATTGTTCATAACAATGTAGAATTGTAGATTACCGAGCTAAGTTTAGTAGTTTAGTCAATTAGTCAATTACTAATTAGGTTCTCGAGCTGTAGTTTATGTTTGATCCTTGTTGAAGGTTGTTAATACCGGGTTGGATCAGGAGGTGTTGCATgatgaaattgaaatttaattGTCTTTGTTGCATCTGATTGAAGTTGAATTTTTCGTGTTTTAGGTCTGGTTCATTTCTGTTATACGCTCAATTGTTTGTTTGACTGATTTCCTCTTTAATTACGGTTTAAAGGTTTTCTTAATCCCACCGTGGATGAGTTCTTTAAGCTATTTTGACCTTCAATTGCATGATTGTGCGGCCTTCAGATTAAATCTGAAAGCTATTTAATTTATCgttgataaaattaaattcttaccCGTTGGAATCATCACACTTGTATTAACTTGGATTTTGTATGGGGATTTGAAGTGATTTAACGGAAGATCATGATGGACGATCTGATCCTCTGGAGGAATTGGCTAAAAGTTTGATGAATTCCTGGTTTCCTTTCATAAACCTTGCAATGTTTTGGTGTCACTAACCTCCTGGGCCTTACCACATACCTTTCGTCAGCAGCTCTTTTAGAATGTTAGAAGGAGTTGCTTAAATCTGGTGGAGAACCAGCTACACTGCATGTGATAATTACGATTCATTTTAAGAGCTGTAGCCTTAAGCCTGCCTTGTTCAATTTGTTCATTGCTTCTTCAATTTGCCAATTCTGTTTAGTGTTTATTGCTGGTTTAATTGTTCATTGCTTGTTCACATTTTCAAGTTTTGTTCTGTTTGGTTTATTGCTGGTTTAGGGCTGGTTCCTTGCTTGtttattgtttggtttattgCTGTTTATTGCCAAGTTCAATTTCTTGGTATAAAGGTTTATTGCTTCTTCAATTTGTTGGTATAAAGGtttatttgcttcttcaatttGTTCATTGCTTCCTCAATTTGTTGGTTAATGGTTATTGCttgtttattataattattgttgttgttgttcttgttgttcttattatgtaattgttttttttatttatttatttcaggtTGGTTTGCATTATGAAGTTTTAGCTATTTTGTTGGAGAAGACACCATAACTTTGCTATCAGTTTAatgacaatttatttttattttcagttgtgTTGACTATTGAGCTATTAAACTTCTTT
Above is a genomic segment from Arachis stenosperma cultivar V10309 chromosome 1, arast.V10309.gnm1.PFL2, whole genome shotgun sequence containing:
- the LOC130941626 gene encoding basic leucine zipper 43-like, which codes for MVPSETSNLHNFYLSQENQVLFPPNFTLLQNDISNINLNSLLTQFPSYYLQHSLGYNSNNSELLVPPSYLSSNSTTSDEAEENQLNIIDERRQRRMISNRESARRSRMRKQKHLDELWSQVVRLRNENHNLIDQLNRVSESYEKLLQENACLKEEVSDLRRMFTKLQIATTTTIFSGGRDEFSNNNSINSRELL